A single region of the Candidatus Poribacteria bacterium genome encodes:
- the gatA gene encoding Asp-tRNA(Asn)/Glu-tRNA(Gln) amidotransferase subunit GatA, with translation MLYELTAHVLHEKLKAREITAVELTESVYARIAAVEPHVKGYLTLTKDLALEQAGRADAGFQNGDDMPPLAGIPVAIKDVICTQGVRTTCASKILETFVPPYDATVMTKLHAHGIVMLGKTNMDEFAMGSSTENSAYQITHNPWDLDTIPGGSSGGSAAVVSADTAICSLGSDTGGSIRQPAALCGVVGMKPTYGRVSRYGLVAFASSLDQIGPFTKDVTDCALVLNAICGSDAMDATSVDVPVPDFTQSLINDVKGLKIGIPREYFTEALDPEIADRVHTAIAVLESVGASVEEISLPHTEYAIATYYIIAPAEASANLARYDGVRYGYRNDSPENLIDMYKRTRSEGFGEEVKRRIMLGTFALSAGYQDAYYRKAQKARTLIKSDFDAAFEKVDVIATPTSPTPAFKIGERTADPLQMYLSDVMTTPASHAGLPGISVPCGFVENGLPVGLQLLGAPFAEEKVLQVAYTFEQNTDHHQWKPPIASDGVVL, from the coding sequence ATGCTTTATGAATTGACGGCACATGTCCTACATGAAAAACTCAAAGCGCGCGAGATCACGGCTGTGGAACTCACTGAATCTGTCTATGCCCGTATCGCTGCGGTAGAGCCTCACGTCAAGGGTTACCTGACGCTAACAAAAGACCTCGCCTTAGAGCAGGCAGGTCGCGCCGATGCTGGATTTCAGAACGGGGACGATATGCCACCTCTGGCTGGAATCCCGGTTGCGATTAAGGATGTGATATGCACGCAAGGGGTCCGAACGACGTGTGCCTCTAAGATCCTTGAGACCTTCGTACCACCCTACGACGCGACCGTCATGACGAAACTCCATGCGCACGGTATTGTTATGCTCGGTAAGACGAACATGGATGAGTTTGCGATGGGGTCCTCTACTGAAAACTCGGCGTATCAGATTACACACAATCCGTGGGATTTGGACACGATTCCCGGAGGTTCCAGTGGTGGCTCTGCTGCGGTTGTATCCGCCGATACGGCTATCTGTTCACTGGGTTCCGATACTGGCGGTTCAATCCGTCAACCCGCGGCACTCTGTGGCGTTGTTGGAATGAAACCGACGTATGGGCGCGTCTCTCGTTACGGTTTAGTCGCATTCGCTTCCTCGCTTGATCAGATCGGTCCCTTCACAAAAGATGTCACTGATTGTGCCCTGGTACTCAATGCCATCTGTGGGAGTGACGCTATGGATGCGACCTCTGTTGATGTTCCCGTGCCTGATTTCACACAGAGTCTCATTAATGACGTGAAAGGCTTGAAAATCGGTATTCCGAGGGAGTATTTCACAGAAGCGTTAGATCCAGAAATTGCCGATCGGGTGCACACTGCTATCGCTGTCCTTGAATCTGTTGGTGCGTCAGTTGAAGAAATTTCTTTGCCGCATACGGAGTATGCTATTGCGACATACTACATTATCGCTCCCGCTGAGGCGAGTGCCAATCTCGCAAGATACGATGGGGTCCGCTACGGATATCGAAACGACAGTCCGGAGAATCTGATTGATATGTATAAGCGGACGCGGAGTGAAGGGTTCGGCGAAGAGGTGAAGCGCCGAATTATGCTCGGCACCTTCGCACTGAGTGCTGGCTACCAAGATGCATATTATCGGAAAGCACAAAAAGCACGAACGCTCATCAAATCTGATTTTGATGCGGCGTTTGAGAAGGTTGACGTTATTGCAACGCCTACTTCACCTACACCCGCATTCAAAATAGGAGAACGGACCGCTGATCCGTTGCAAATGTATCTCTCCGATGTAATGACGACGCCTGCGAGTCACGCTGGGTTGCCCGGTATATCTGTACCCTGTGGTTTTGTGGAAAATGGGTTACCGGTTGGGTTACAACTGCTCGGCGCGCCTTTTGCTGAGGAAAAAGTATTGCAGGTTGCTTATACTTTCGAGCAAAACACAGATCACCATCAGTGGAAGCCGCCAATAGCATCCGATGGAGTTGTTTTATGA
- the gatC gene encoding Asp-tRNA(Asn)/Glu-tRNA(Gln) amidotransferase subunit GatC, whose product MATITTEGIRHVANLARLEFNEEETEHFTEQLTRILDYIGKLNELETDDVPPTSHIHPHQIFILSSETGASHVAKPDVVKPSYPRKEVLANAPEAEEGYFGVPRVVDRSH is encoded by the coding sequence ATGGCAACGATTACTACCGAAGGTATACGCCATGTCGCAAACTTGGCGCGCCTTGAATTTAATGAGGAAGAAACAGAGCACTTTACCGAGCAGCTCACCCGAATTTTGGACTACATCGGGAAATTGAATGAGCTCGAAACGGATGATGTGCCACCGACATCACACATCCATCCACATCAAATTTTCATCTTATCTTCGGAAACGGGAGCCTCTCATGTCGCGAAACCGGATGTTGTCAAACCCTCATATCCGCGCAAAGAGGTGCTCGCGAATGCCCCTGAAGCGGAAGAGGGATACTTCGGCGTTCCCCGAGTGGTTGACCGTAGCCACTAA
- the pcrA gene encoding DNA helicase PcrA — MTDNLLSSLNEVQREAVQHTEGPLLILSGAGSGKTRVITHRIAYLIEHHRVSPYRILAVTFTNKAAREMKDRLDVLVAGSVSRDLWVATFHATCARILRRDIEKLGKDTESESVSRSKDRAYTHDFTIFDTGEQATLVKDVLRQLNYSDKQYNPRAVLSHISRAKNESISPETYQDIADGYFERIVAEVYALYQKALRTNNALDFDDLLLFTVRLLNENSEVRQFYENKFEYILVDEYQDTNRCQYELVNLLADKKQNICVVGDDDQSIYAFRGADIKNILDFEKDYPNTHVLRLEQNYRSTQNILDAAWGVVHNNKARKAKKLWTQNDFGELITCYEAMDENDEAGYVGAQIEDWHAEGVDYKDFAVFYRTNAQSRIFEEAFRTADIPYQIVGGVGFYDRMEIKDLLAYLRVVCNPNDSVSVRRIINVPSRGIGATTLDRLINFAVREGISLFEAIQRVAEITTINRGIQTKVQRFAKIFDDFEASMLPADALDYVLKVTGYLRNLEAQRTIEAQNRVENIEELINAVIEYEQNTAEPTLSDYLENVALTTDIDAMETDTTDMVTLMTLHSAKGLEFPFVFIVGMEEGYLPHGRSLDTQAELEEERRLCYVGITRAMEQLYLSHASSRRTFRETEYRSPSRFISEIPEHLIKHVDRYRSPFRQSESLYVVVSEEDTVDYHVDQIVVHPQFGRGKITKVSGAGQDVYVTVRFSRAGTKQLAASLTPLQTVSD; from the coding sequence TTGACCGATAACCTATTAAGTTCCTTAAATGAAGTCCAGCGCGAAGCCGTCCAACACACCGAAGGACCGCTCCTCATCTTATCCGGTGCCGGCAGCGGAAAAACGCGCGTCATTACACACCGCATCGCCTACCTCATCGAACATCACCGTGTCTCTCCCTACCGTATCCTCGCTGTAACCTTTACGAATAAAGCAGCACGGGAGATGAAAGATCGTCTGGATGTGCTTGTGGCAGGCAGTGTGAGCCGAGATCTTTGGGTGGCAACCTTCCATGCGACTTGTGCGCGTATACTCCGCCGAGATATTGAGAAATTGGGCAAGGATACGGAATCCGAAAGCGTGTCCCGATCCAAAGACCGCGCCTATACCCACGACTTTACCATCTTCGATACGGGTGAGCAAGCCACGCTTGTCAAGGATGTCCTCCGACAGCTTAACTATAGCGACAAGCAGTACAATCCGCGCGCCGTCCTCAGCCATATTAGTCGTGCAAAAAATGAGTCTATATCGCCGGAGACGTACCAGGATATCGCAGATGGCTATTTTGAGCGAATCGTTGCAGAAGTCTATGCCCTCTATCAAAAGGCGCTGCGTACGAACAACGCCCTTGATTTCGATGATCTGCTACTTTTCACGGTGAGGCTCCTGAATGAAAATTCCGAGGTCCGCCAATTTTATGAGAATAAGTTTGAGTATATCCTCGTTGATGAGTATCAGGATACGAATCGATGTCAGTATGAATTGGTGAATTTATTGGCGGATAAGAAGCAGAATATCTGCGTCGTCGGGGACGATGATCAGTCCATTTACGCCTTCCGTGGTGCGGACATCAAAAATATTCTTGATTTTGAGAAGGATTATCCGAATACACATGTCCTCCGTTTGGAGCAGAACTATCGTTCCACCCAAAACATTTTAGATGCCGCATGGGGGGTCGTACACAACAATAAGGCGCGAAAAGCGAAAAAACTCTGGACCCAAAACGATTTTGGTGAACTTATTACCTGCTACGAGGCGATGGACGAAAACGACGAGGCGGGTTACGTTGGCGCGCAAATTGAGGATTGGCACGCCGAGGGTGTGGATTACAAAGACTTTGCTGTCTTTTACCGGACCAACGCCCAATCCCGAATCTTTGAGGAAGCGTTCCGCACCGCGGACATCCCGTATCAGATTGTCGGGGGGGTCGGCTTCTACGATCGGATGGAGATTAAGGATCTCCTTGCCTACCTTCGTGTGGTCTGCAATCCCAACGATTCTGTCAGTGTTCGGCGTATCATCAACGTGCCGAGTCGCGGCATCGGTGCGACGACGCTTGACCGGCTCATCAATTTCGCAGTGCGCGAAGGGATTTCTCTCTTTGAGGCTATCCAGCGTGTCGCTGAAATTACAACGATTAACCGCGGCATTCAGACGAAAGTGCAACGCTTCGCCAAAATTTTTGATGATTTCGAGGCATCTATGCTACCCGCTGATGCACTTGACTATGTGCTGAAAGTAACAGGCTACCTTAGAAATTTAGAAGCGCAGCGGACAATTGAAGCGCAGAATCGCGTTGAAAACATTGAGGAATTGATTAACGCCGTCATTGAATATGAACAGAACACAGCCGAGCCGACCCTTTCAGATTACTTGGAGAACGTGGCGCTCACAACGGATATAGATGCTATGGAAACCGACACTACCGATATGGTGACGTTGATGACCTTGCACAGTGCGAAAGGTCTGGAATTTCCGTTTGTTTTCATTGTCGGTATGGAGGAAGGGTATCTACCGCATGGACGTTCTCTTGATACACAAGCGGAATTAGAGGAAGAACGGCGACTCTGTTACGTTGGAATCACGCGTGCTATGGAGCAGTTATATCTCTCACATGCAAGTTCGCGGCGAACATTTCGGGAGACAGAATATCGATCACCCTCTCGTTTTATTTCTGAAATTCCGGAGCATCTCATCAAGCATGTGGATCGGTACCGATCTCCGTTCCGTCAATCGGAAAGTCTGTATGTGGTCGTTTCCGAGGAAGATACAGTAGATTACCACGTTGACCAGATTGTTGTTCATCCGCAATTCGGGAGAGGTAAGATAACAAAAGTCAGTGGAGCAGGGCAAGATGTTTATGTCACCGTTCGTTTTAGTCGTGCTGGGACAAAGCAACTCGCTGCCTCGCTTACACCACTGCAAACGGTCTCTGATTAA
- the uvrA gene encoding excinuclease ABC subunit UvrA: protein MRQTVAVKGARENNLQNIEVEIPRDQLVVVTGISGSGKSSLAFDTVYAEGQRRFLESMSTYAKRFITQLKKPDVDFIDGLSPVVSIEQKTITMNPRSTVGTMTDLQDYLRMLFATIGIAHCPYCEDEIPIRSHHQILERLLAMPEGTEVEIHAPVFKIYGEDYDYLFDDIRTKGCRHVRIDGIEHDISEEIELDPDQEYNIQVIVDKFFIKKGIDKQVLASLEHAMLVGEGFMRFDVQFPEDTEVAAIELLEDFGCPEHGVLMAELGPHHFTFNEPTGACVTCSGLGTYLQVHPNLLVPDKRRSIAEGAFVHQAFNYDPDRWDGRTMYSLAGHYEFDLDVPFADLPEKVIDILYHGTHGEEFPILQPEGARPVERRHLGRKIRFDGIITRIDRHYRRYRKQGEAHSGMEEYLRKVMVERTCPDCDGAKLKRQRLLVTIDGQTIHDVGELHFEELRDFLLSITDIPERQREAGTRVIKELVVRINLLLGIGLDYLNLNRRSATLSGGESQRIRLSTQIGSGLMGMLYVLDEPSIGLHPKDNVKMIETLRKLRDIGNTVIVVEHDESTIRAADHVIELGPGPGVHGGEVVVQGELETILDCPESLTGLYMSGRREIRLPEQRRNLNGTFLSITGASENNLKHIDVDIPLGVLICITGASGSGKSTLVNEILYKRLYSLYHDSRTLYGAHNELQGHQHLNDVINIDQSPIGRSPRSNPATYIGFYDNIRKLFASTPLSLARGYTASRFSFNVKGGRCEECHGEGTITTKLHFMPDVEVVCPTCKGARYNEDTLDVTYNGKNISEILNMSIEDGVAFFSDQRLIHHKLNVLYQLGLGYLQIGHPATILSGGEAQRIKLASELGKIKRGRHNLYILDEPTTGLHIADVQKLLDSLNRLVDNGHTVIVIEHHLDVIKTADYVIDLGPEGGHKGGEVLAHGTPEDIAKVKASYTGRFLKEYLI, encoded by the coding sequence ATGAGACAGACTGTCGCCGTTAAAGGTGCGCGCGAAAATAATCTACAAAACATTGAAGTTGAGATTCCACGAGACCAGCTCGTCGTTGTCACCGGTATCAGTGGTTCCGGTAAATCTTCATTGGCGTTTGATACTGTCTATGCCGAGGGACAGCGTCGATTCTTGGAGTCAATGTCCACGTACGCCAAACGCTTTATCACACAACTCAAAAAACCGGATGTCGATTTCATTGATGGGTTGTCCCCTGTCGTTTCTATTGAACAGAAAACGATCACGATGAATCCGCGCTCCACCGTCGGTACGATGACCGATTTACAAGACTACCTCCGTATGCTCTTCGCGACGATCGGTATCGCCCACTGCCCGTATTGCGAAGATGAAATCCCCATCCGTTCGCATCATCAAATCTTAGAACGGCTGCTCGCGATGCCAGAAGGCACCGAAGTTGAGATTCACGCCCCGGTCTTCAAAATCTACGGTGAGGATTATGACTATCTCTTTGACGACATCCGTACGAAGGGATGTAGACACGTCAGAATTGACGGGATTGAACACGACATCAGCGAAGAAATTGAACTCGATCCGGATCAGGAATATAACATCCAAGTTATCGTTGATAAATTCTTTATCAAAAAAGGTATTGACAAACAGGTACTCGCCTCTCTTGAACACGCCATGCTCGTCGGTGAAGGATTCATGCGTTTTGATGTACAGTTTCCAGAGGATACCGAAGTTGCTGCAATAGAATTATTGGAGGATTTCGGATGCCCTGAACACGGTGTGCTCATGGCTGAACTCGGACCGCATCACTTTACCTTTAATGAACCAACGGGGGCGTGTGTAACCTGTTCGGGACTCGGTACCTATTTACAGGTGCATCCGAACCTACTTGTTCCTGATAAGCGTCGGAGTATTGCCGAAGGAGCGTTCGTTCACCAAGCGTTTAACTACGATCCCGATAGGTGGGATGGTAGGACGATGTACAGTCTCGCTGGACACTACGAGTTCGACCTGGACGTTCCTTTTGCAGATCTTCCAGAGAAGGTCATTGATATCCTCTATCACGGCACACACGGCGAAGAATTTCCGATCCTGCAGCCGGAAGGGGCGCGTCCCGTTGAAAGACGCCATCTCGGTCGGAAGATCCGTTTTGATGGGATCATCACTCGGATTGATAGGCACTATCGGCGTTACCGAAAACAGGGGGAAGCACACTCTGGGATGGAGGAGTATCTCCGGAAAGTCATGGTGGAACGCACCTGTCCTGATTGCGACGGAGCCAAACTGAAGCGACAGCGACTTCTCGTTACAATTGACGGTCAAACGATTCATGATGTCGGTGAGTTGCACTTTGAAGAATTACGGGATTTCTTGCTGAGTATCACCGATATTCCAGAGAGACAGCGAGAAGCGGGCACCCGTGTCATCAAAGAACTGGTCGTTCGAATTAATCTCCTGCTCGGTATCGGATTGGATTACCTAAACCTCAATCGTCGCTCGGCGACCCTCTCTGGTGGCGAATCGCAACGCATCCGTCTCTCTACACAGATCGGTTCCGGATTGATGGGGATGCTCTATGTTCTTGACGAACCGAGTATCGGCTTACACCCAAAAGATAATGTCAAGATGATAGAGACGCTACGAAAGTTGCGGGATATCGGGAACACCGTTATCGTTGTTGAACACGATGAAAGCACCATTCGTGCCGCCGATCATGTTATTGAACTCGGACCCGGACCGGGTGTCCACGGCGGCGAGGTCGTCGTTCAAGGTGAACTTGAGACAATTCTTGATTGCCCCGAATCTCTGACAGGACTCTATATGAGCGGACGGCGAGAGATTCGACTCCCTGAACAGCGTCGTAACTTGAACGGGACATTCTTGAGCATCACGGGTGCTAGCGAGAACAACCTGAAACACATTGACGTTGATATTCCGCTCGGCGTGCTTATCTGCATCACGGGTGCCTCCGGTTCAGGTAAAAGTACGCTCGTCAACGAGATCCTCTACAAGCGGCTCTATTCCCTTTACCATGACAGTCGGACGCTCTACGGGGCACACAACGAACTACAAGGGCACCAGCACTTAAATGACGTTATCAACATCGATCAGTCCCCCATCGGGCGTTCGCCGCGTTCAAATCCTGCTACCTACATCGGGTTCTACGATAACATCCGTAAACTTTTCGCCAGTACCCCGCTCTCCCTTGCAAGAGGTTATACCGCCTCGCGATTTAGTTTCAACGTCAAAGGCGGACGGTGTGAGGAGTGCCACGGTGAAGGCACTATCACCACTAAACTCCATTTTATGCCAGATGTTGAAGTCGTTTGTCCGACCTGTAAGGGCGCGCGCTATAATGAGGATACGCTTGATGTTACTTACAACGGAAAGAATATCTCTGAGATTCTCAATATGTCAATTGAGGATGGCGTTGCGTTCTTCTCCGATCAGCGGTTGATTCATCATAAATTGAATGTCCTGTATCAACTCGGTCTGGGGTATCTTCAGATTGGTCACCCCGCGACGATCCTCTCTGGTGGAGAAGCGCAGCGGATAAAGTTGGCAAGCGAGCTCGGTAAAATCAAGCGAGGCAGGCACAATCTGTACATTTTAGATGAACCGACGACAGGACTCCATATCGCAGACGTGCAGAAACTCTTGGACAGTCTCAACCGTCTCGTTGATAATGGACATACCGTCATTGTGATTGAGCATCATCTGGATGTTATCAAAACTGCGGATTATGTCATTGATCTCGGTCCAGAGGGCGGACATAAGGGTGGAGAAGTCCTGGCGCACGGCACTCCTGAAGATATTGCGAAAGTCAAAGCCTCTTACACTGGACGGTTCTTGAAGGAATACCTCATCTGA
- a CDS encoding SUMF1/EgtB/PvdO family nonheme iron enzyme, protein MQKLEIESQTYTNSIGMRFVRIEPGTFTMGSENAALSDELTAGKAYLRDGDWDEHPVHQVTLTTPFYIGIFQVTNAQYDAFNPAHRDLKNLQNTGFSKEDDEAVVFVDWHDATRFCEWLSEQEGLPYRVPTEAEWEYVCRAGTTTHFHTGDTLPPEFHKNVGESWYPDAERSRGREEILPLHVGQTPPNAWGVYDMHGNVEEWCHDWYGTYASDPQVDPVGREEGLYRVTRGGSHSTLLCYLRSANRMAAVPEDKHWYIGFRVVCGEMPQTAPRPAPKVALWGRDVKQENRRTSAPESPYFAEPLTYVKIPAGSNGPLFSAHNHVPAIVECPNGDMFAAWYSCVTERGRELTVAASRLRFGETEWDPAEPFWGPPDRNNHATSLWRNEHGRIYHFNGLSAAATWGPLALVLRHSDDNGATWSKPRFISPEHRLRHMPIASVFRRQDGSILLACDAVTGGNGGTAIWLSDDDGDTWYDPGAGQPIPEFADGKQGGWIAGIHAAVVELTDGRLMAYGRGDTINGRMPKSLSADGGRTWQYSASPFPVVSGGQRCVLLRLQEGPIFLATFTGERKTPTPIPIVDVSGNERLVTGLFGALSYDDGETWECMRLISDDGEDRELETMDGHPFTMGLNSTELGGYLAVCQGQNGIIHLISSRQHYRFNYAWLKNPL, encoded by the coding sequence ATGCAGAAATTGGAGATTGAAAGTCAGACGTATACGAATTCAATAGGGATGCGGTTCGTTAGAATTGAACCGGGGACCTTCACGATGGGTTCAGAGAACGCCGCGCTATCGGATGAACTGACAGCAGGGAAAGCATACCTCCGCGACGGGGATTGGGACGAACACCCTGTGCATCAAGTAACCCTCACTACGCCGTTCTACATCGGTATTTTTCAGGTGACGAACGCGCAATATGACGCATTTAATCCTGCACACCGTGACTTGAAAAATCTTCAGAACACGGGTTTTTCAAAAGAAGACGATGAAGCGGTCGTGTTTGTAGACTGGCACGATGCGACCCGTTTCTGCGAATGGCTCTCCGAACAGGAGGGACTCCCCTATCGAGTGCCAACCGAAGCGGAGTGGGAATACGTGTGCCGCGCGGGGACGACAACCCATTTTCATACGGGCGATACACTCCCACCTGAATTCCACAAAAACGTTGGAGAGAGTTGGTACCCGGATGCCGAGCGGAGTCGTGGGAGAGAAGAGATCTTGCCTCTACACGTTGGGCAGACACCACCGAACGCCTGGGGTGTATACGACATGCACGGGAACGTGGAGGAGTGGTGCCACGATTGGTATGGGACCTACGCATCCGATCCGCAAGTGGATCCAGTGGGTCGGGAAGAAGGCTTGTATCGCGTTACACGGGGTGGGAGTCACTCGACGTTACTCTGTTACTTACGCTCAGCCAATCGGATGGCGGCAGTGCCAGAAGATAAGCACTGGTACATCGGATTCCGTGTCGTCTGTGGTGAGATGCCACAGACCGCGCCAAGACCGGCACCGAAGGTGGCATTATGGGGACGTGATGTTAAACAGGAAAATAGGCGCACCTCCGCCCCGGAATCCCCCTATTTTGCGGAACCGCTCACCTACGTCAAAATTCCAGCAGGCTCAAACGGACCGCTTTTTTCGGCACATAACCACGTCCCGGCGATCGTGGAATGCCCGAACGGTGACATGTTCGCGGCATGGTATTCATGTGTGACAGAGCGGGGACGCGAATTGACGGTCGCCGCGAGCCGATTGCGCTTTGGTGAAACCGAATGGGACCCAGCTGAACCTTTCTGGGGTCCGCCGGATAGGAACAATCACGCCACTTCCCTCTGGCGAAACGAGCATGGACGGATTTATCATTTCAATGGACTCTCGGCAGCCGCAACGTGGGGTCCGTTAGCGTTGGTGCTACGCCATTCCGACGATAACGGTGCGACTTGGTCGAAACCGCGCTTCATCTCACCAGAGCACCGCCTCCGGCACATGCCGATCGCCTCTGTTTTCCGAAGACAGGACGGCTCTATCCTCCTTGCTTGCGATGCAGTAACCGGTGGAAACGGTGGCACGGCGATATGGCTCAGTGACGATGATGGCGACACCTGGTACGATCCCGGTGCGGGACAACCGATTCCTGAATTTGCCGATGGCAAACAGGGCGGATGGATCGCTGGTATCCACGCCGCTGTGGTTGAACTCACAGATGGCAGGTTGATGGCTTACGGCAGAGGCGACACCATCAACGGACGGATGCCGAAGAGCCTTTCCGCAGATGGTGGTAGGACGTGGCAGTATAGTGCGAGTCCGTTCCCAGTCGTTTCCGGTGGACAACGGTGCGTGCTGTTACGACTTCAAGAGGGCCCTATTTTTCTTGCGACGTTCACAGGAGAGCGGAAGACACCGACACCCATACCGATTGTTGATGTCTCTGGCAATGAACGCCTCGTTACCGGACTCTTCGGGGCGTTGTCTTATGACGACGGCGAAACGTGGGAGTGTATGCGTCTGATTTCAGATGATGGAGAAGATCGAGAGCTTGAGACGATGGATGGACACCCCTTTACGATGGGGTTAAATAGCACCGAACTCGGGGGTTACCTCGCCGTTTGCCAAGGACAGAATGGAATTATCCATCTGATTAGCAGCCGTCAACACTATCGATTTAATTACGCCTGGTTGAAAAACCCTTTGTAG
- a CDS encoding sigma-70 family RNA polymerase sigma factor — protein sequence MVASRASAVLRFFLRGCIDFFRKQKHRDAEPLHLIDEHRMTDTDTCPSQDILRQELREHLKNALNSLTKTRRLVFVLYYHHELPIKAIAHRLNRSEGTVKTHLRNARLQLQEYLTPYLKNQHIPWLS from the coding sequence ATCGTGGCATCCCGGGCTTCCGCGGTGCTTAGGTTTTTTCTTCGTGGCTGTATCGATTTTTTCCGAAAGCAGAAACACCGAGACGCTGAACCGCTACATCTGATTGACGAACACCGCATGACAGACACAGACACGTGTCCGAGTCAAGACATCCTCCGCCAAGAGTTGCGGGAACACCTGAAAAACGCCCTCAACAGCCTCACAAAGACCCGTCGTCTTGTGTTCGTATTATACTACCATCACGAGTTACCCATCAAGGCGATTGCCCACCGTCTGAACCGCTCTGAAGGCACGGTAAAAACGCATCTCCGAAACGCCCGGCTCCAGCTCCAAGAATACCTCACACCTTACCTAAAAAATCAACACATTCCCTGGCTCTCATGA
- a CDS encoding CDP-alcohol phosphatidyltransferase family protein translates to MFANIITLSRLLLTFVVISVFGWSRPVDIAVIFTIAGIFILDALDGIVARQRDETSKLGEVLDTLADRIVENTFWIYFTASGHLNVLMPIAVMVRGFITDSLQRFWGYPKSGWRYALTRSRPSRALSGLTKMLAFTSLAGAQVFTNSVLDTASLVLASIAIGVCLLRGLPFFFTRLRTQTEKQKHRAPENGDRNLIARD, encoded by the coding sequence ATGTTTGCGAACATCATAACACTTTCTCGACTTCTTTTAACCTTCGTCGTAATTTCGGTGTTCGGTTGGTCTCGCCCTGTTGACATCGCCGTGATTTTCACAATTGCGGGTATATTCATCCTTGATGCCCTCGACGGCATTGTTGCTCGTCAACGCGATGAGACCTCCAAACTAGGCGAAGTTCTTGACACCCTCGCAGATCGGATCGTTGAAAACACATTCTGGATCTACTTCACAGCGTCGGGACACCTGAATGTCTTGATGCCGATAGCAGTCATGGTACGAGGCTTTATCACCGACAGTTTACAAAGGTTTTGGGGATACCCGAAAAGCGGGTGGAGATACGCCCTGACCCGCTCACGCCCCAGTCGCGCCCTGTCAGGTTTGACGAAAATGTTAGCGTTTACCAGTCTTGCAGGGGCACAGGTTTTCACAAACTCTGTTTTGGATACAGCAAGCCTTGTGCTGGCGAGCATTGCCATCGGCGTGTGCCTGCTTCGCGGACTTCCCTTCTTTTTCACACGTCTACGGACGCAGACTGAAAAACAGAAACACCGCGCACCTGAAAACGGAGACAGAAACCTGATTGCAAGAGATTGA